The Raphanus sativus cultivar WK10039 chromosome 6, ASM80110v3, whole genome shotgun sequence sequence ACTCTGATTTCGATTAGATTTGATGACAAATCACACACAACGGTAGCGATCTCTTTACCGAATTTAATTTTACCCTAAGTTTACGCGTAACAGAGATTTCAAGAAAAGAGACGACGAACATACTCAAATACTGGAAAGAAACCACCATGAACGAGTATTACCGAAACAAAATCACATTACTTAGAAGAAGCTAGGGATTGTATACTTAAAAAATGGCGGCAAAATCGGCGACGTCGAAAGAAACTAAACGAAACAGAGTGAAAATGAGCGAAAGAGGTTGATCACCTtggattaagaaaaaaaaagttgaatcGCCGGTGTATTACGCCGGAATTGAGCAAATCGACGGTGAAGAACTCTTCAGGTTTCGAGAGCGATGGCTAGAGTTGCAGAGCAAAACAGAAGGAAGAAGACATAGACGAGTTAGAACGGAGGGAGAGTTTGTTAGTTACGCGATGCGTTGGATTTGAATGATTTACTTTGGGTTTTGATGGGCCTTTTGTTAAGGCTACAAGCCCACTAAGTTTtgcttttctttataaacaccatattaccttttttttttgggcaaacgcatatctaatctattaaaactgcagtacaattaatatttaacCCTGATTTTTCAtgatatctaatctattaaaactaaagtacaattaatatttaactCTGATTTTTTCATGATATTTACGACTAAATGCCATTGCTATTAACTATAAACATTCGCCAATATATAAGAAAGGCTTTTATAGCCATATGACAAAACGATCGACCCGTTAATCCTTTGTTTGACCCAAATGGCTTGAATTTGTAAATCTCTAACCATATCTGTCTCACAAAACTAGACTATACCAACGACCAATACTTGTTTTTGTTAGAACTATATCCATCCTCAAACCAAGaaataattacattatttttttctttattataaaaaacaacTACATTACTTTATTTTGCAATTAATCTGTTTTCATAACAATTGAGTGTAGAaaattaattgatatttttaaaatataatatgaaaacaTAGATTATTCTAAACAACTATCATTTCTAtagtataactaaataaattttagaaatgtaTTGTATGAAAActatccaaattaaaaaaagacaTACTTTTATGTGATTCTTTATTTGATAATTTCAGAATATGAATTTATTTGTACCgaactcaaaaatatattagtacataataataataacaaagttTAATGTATACAGTAAATCATTATACATTAAGAATGTcacataaaaattttaaacaataagattataaagttatacaatatggaaaattaaaatgtaaattttatatttaaaacttttagttctacatttataaaatgaaaaaaatacccgcacgaacgtgcgggttaaaatctagttaccTTATGGTCTTATCTGTTCACTTTCTCTTTTTCCCAAATCAAAGCCTTAAGCTCGATCCTccacttaatttattttataattttattaaaatttgattaagATATACACtagaaattctataaattaatatttaataaatcaatactcaataaattaataaccattataaattaataaattcctTCGATTTCAAGTTAGACCGATCCAAAATATGACATAAATcggtaaaataattaaataatagaattttagaaaatattataaaaatatatagtcctattaaaattacaaattaataatttatatgtatacacattttatataaatacaaatcaaccatatattctttgttttatatttacagtggaattattttatattttcttaacacttAACATACcttaataatatttaacaaaattatatctaaaacctTAACTAAATTATAtggaatattttttatatacaccaaataatataataaaaccaaCATAAATTTCgaattttcagaaaaataaaataatgtatatacaataaaatgaaatatttttcttattttagataaaaatatatattaaaatagaaaatctaaaaacgaaaattttcataaataaataactttataaattaataaaatacaacAGAGGTTTTATTGTAGtgtatatttttgtattaattttatttacctttCTGTTATTTGAAAAGGAATTTTCTAATTCTACACCttctatttactaatttattttctaattttattaagATATTACTTTGTGTTAATTTTAGTGacctttctgtttttttttttaatatttcgctttttcttttattccctaatttatatttctaatttgATTAAGATATACTTTGGGTTAATTTTAAAGTAACGTGTTACCTTTTTTTTCCTATTACCCTAAGAAAAGTAAATAATGACAAACCTAAAACACAACTTCTGTATATATCGTTTAAGAAATAGTATCATAAGGCAAAGTGGAGATGATCGGTTCCAACAAAACGATACTCAAGGACCCGATCCTTATCCTCGACCTGGTTATATTGGTCATGGAACGATTAAGCTTTGTTGATTTTCATAGAGCCAGATGCGTTTCTTCAGTATGGTATTCCGCTTCAAAATCATGCCGCATGAGACAAGCAAACCCATGGCTCGTCCTCTTTCCTGCAGACGTACTTCACTTACCCGAGGAAAGCATAGACGATTCATGTAAGTTGTTCGATCCTATTGACCACAAATCATACACAGTAAGAGATCTCGGTTCTGATATCCTCAGGACTTCTTGTTTGGCAAGTTACAATAGCTGGTTCCTCATGTTAGACCGTAAAACCCGTTTTTATCTTTTGAATATGTTCACTCGAGAGAGGATTCATCTCCCGTTTCTCGATTCAATGGAATCAACCGACGGATCAAAGTTGAAATTCAAGAGAAATTTTGACTCTAGTTTCACGGTTACGACATTCCATTACAAAGATAACTTAACATTGTTAACAACGTGCTATGGAATAAGCGCTGCCGTTTTGTGGGTAGatgaaagaaacaaagattATTTAGTTGTGTGGGCTTTTGATCGCTCTCTTGCATATCACAAGAAAGGACACGATAGCTGGAGAGTGTTTCGATCATCAAAGAATCAAAGATGCGTCGATATGGTGTTTATAGAAAACAAGCTTTACGTGCTTGTTGAAGACGGAAGCACTACTGCTTTTGATTTCTCTTGTGGTGATTCTCCTAAGGAGTTTGCAAGTTTCACGTCTCCGGAGTGTTATGGGCCTTATGGACCAATCCGTTTCAAACATCTTGCTGTGACTTTGTCTGGACAAGTTTTGGCTATTTCAGGAGTTAGGAACCACGTCTTGAACATCTACAAGATGGATCCTAAATCATCAGAATGGGCTATAATCGAGTCTCTAGGGGACGAAGCATTGCTTTTGGATCAACGAATAACGGTTCCAGCCAAAGATGGAGTTCTGAAAAATTGCTTATATTATAGTAATGATCAGTTTCGTGGAGACAATGACTATCATCTACGGGAGGATGATAACGGCATTTGCGTCGTCAATATTCAGACCATGAATAAAGTTCAATTGTTTAATCATCTTACTGCTTCGTCGCCACTACCTTTCAAGGATGCTCGTTGGTTTGTTCCCACTTTTGGtggaaaataaaacttaaaaaatgattttaccTCTATCTTTTTGGTAATgttgaatgattttttttgctcTATCCATCATATtcttagaatatttttttaagtcaAAGAACACTATTACATGGTGATATCAATATCAAAGACATTCTAGTGATAGATATCAAAGACATAATAGTGAGAGAAATATGTACATGGAGGACTTAATTTGGAAGCATAGAATCCAATCTTGCAACcttttttaggtatttttagtTCTTACTCTCAATCTCTAGATCCGTCTCAACTTAAAATGtcagttttcaaaatattaagatATAGTATGTTGCAtcgtgttcaaaaaaaaaaaagatatagtaTGTtgcaataaaattatatttttttgttgctaaTATTGTCTGGATATATAAAATCAGACTAAAAATATGTCTTATCAACATTGGTCTTAACAAAATATCATTTGTCGGAGTTGGTTAATGTTTATGTCAAGTTTGGTGACAATCACCTTTCAAACTATTGGTGCCATGCCTAATATCTGTTGGTGCCTATTCTAAAACAGTTTAGCTCATAAATGATGATGAGCAATTAGAGTATGAATTTTGATTCGTACGTCAATGTGATATTTATTGTTTATCGTTTTGTAACATTTTGATTTCCCTAGTATTGTTTTTGGAACCTGTAAACTTTTCTGACAATTGTTAAATATACGGGTGTAATAGaaagaatcaataaatataaaccCATCTTTGTAATACAACAAACTAGTTCAGCATTAAACCACAcaacacactctctctctattcTTCATGGTCTAGATTCCAAGAAAATTTACAGAGAGGAACAAAATGGCGATGAAGAAGCTATTGATGATCTCATTCTCTCTAACGTCTCTCCTCTTCTCATTCTTTTACATCATCCCCACAACCACAACTCTCTTCGCTTCTTCAAAGATCCCCACTACATCCATTGAATCCAACCAAGACTTCAACTCTACGCTTCCCTCTTTCGCCTACCTCATCTCTGCCTCCAAAGGGGACGTTGATAAACTCAAACGCCTCCTCCGATCTCTCTACCACCGCAGAAACCATTACTTGATCCACCTAGACCTCGAGGCCCCCGAGGATGAGCATTTGGAGATGGCCAGGTTCGTGGCGGGAGAGCCTCTGTTTCAGCCCGAGGGTAATGTGATGATCGTAGGCAAACCAAATCTTGTTACTTACAGAGGACCAACGATGCTCGCGACGACGCTTCACGCAATGGCTTTGCTCTTGAGATGTTGTCGGTGGGATTGGTTCATCAATCTAAGTGCTTCTGATTATCCTCTAGTTAAACAAGACGGTACGGTGAGTGTAcccttttatttaattttgactaaCCAAATATATGTGTGTTTTCATCATCTCTTGCTTTTAGACTGATTAAGATTTGGATCTAGATTTGTGTGATGTACAAATGAACCGGTTAGGATCGATGTGTACATTTGGTTATCTATTTTCATCTTAGTTTGGATTTTGGAATTATTATGATAAGAATGCAGTGGTTATGATCGGTTTGTGTGGCACATGAATGTACTAGTTAGGATTGGTTAAGACATTGATTTTCAACTCAAGTTATTATTAGGCTGATAATGGTGTGTCTATATATGGGAGTGTGATGTAATTGTTGTGTAGTTTATTAATCTATTAAATAAATGCAGATCTGATCTATGCTTTTTCTGAGTTGCCTAGAGATCTCAACTTCATTCAGCACACAAGCCGGTTGGGATGGAAAATGTTAGTtttacttcttttcttttctacgTTTTTATCATTGAAATTAAATACTATACTAGCCTGAGTTGCCTCGGGCAGGTGTGAATACCTCCGTTTCGATAGCTCAGACCACAGACCTTTGATCACGTACTTCGAGCCCCTGCGCAAGAAGAAGAGGGGAATTTTTCGTTATGACCGTCGTCTCAACACCAACTCAGTAGTCTCAAGCATAATAAAGCACACATGGTTAAGCGATACCCAACGAAAAGTCAAGCAAAAGATAGATGCGTGTAGAACAGCTATCATCAGTTGGTCAAAGAAACAAAGGGAAGCGAACCTAGCACAAATGGAGAAACTAAAGGCAACAATAGAGGAACAAACAATCTCTACCCAACCAGATGAAAACTTACTGGAGAACCTAAAGAAGAAACTAAATGAAGCTTACAAGGTAGAGGAGAACTTCTGGAAGCAAAGAAGCAGACAACTCTGGCTCCACCTAGGAGATAAGAACTCCGGTTTCTTCCACGCCTCTACAAAGAAAAGGAAAGCAATCAATAAATTTGCAGTTATAGAGGATACAGAAGGCAAACAAGTTtataaagaagaagagattgCAGCCACAATCCAAGAATACTTCCAAGAGATGTTCACCCCAGGGATCTACAACCCTCAACTAATGGAGGAAGTAGTAACAGAAGCAATCACCCCAAGAATAACGGATGAACAAAACGCTAAACTAGTGGCCGTACCGTTGGAGGAAGAAATTAAGGAGGCTCTCTTCTCAATCCATCCGGAAAAGGCCCCTGGCCCTGATGGATTCTCAGCCTGCTTCTTTCAACTGAATTGGAACGTGGTGGGTAAAGATATCATCCGTGAAGTCCAAGACTTCTTCACATCCGGCTGCATGCCGAGAACAATAAATGAAACCCACGTCAGATTAATACCAAAAGTAAAGGGAGCTACAAAGGTGACAGAGTACAGACCTATTGCTCTCTGCAATGTCTACTACAAGACCATTTCAAAACTACTCACCAACCGCCTGCAACCACTGCTCCCATTCCTAATCGCTGAGACTCAATCTGCGTTTGTCCCCAAAAGAGCCATATCAGACAACGTGTTAATTACACACGAGATCCTACACTATCTAAAGAGCTCAAAAGCAGAGAAACACTTCTCAATGGCAATCAAGACAGACATGAGCAAAGCCTACGACAGGCTAAAGTGGGAATTTATCTATCAAGTCCTAACAAAGATGAATTTCAAGCAACAGTTTATCGAGCTAATCATGCAATGTATCACATCAGTAAGCTATACATTCATTATCAACGGGGCAACCAGAGGTTTTGTTAAAC is a genomic window containing:
- the LOC108807483 gene encoding LOW QUALITY PROTEIN: F-box protein KIB4-like (The sequence of the model RefSeq protein was modified relative to this genomic sequence to represent the inferred CDS: substituted 1 base at 1 genomic stop codon), coding for MAAKSATSKETKRNRVKMSEREIVSXGKVEMIGSNKTILKDPILILDLVILVMERLSFVDFHRARCVSSVWYSASKSCRMRQANPWLVLFPADVLHLPEESIDDSCKLFDPIDHKSYTVRDLGSDILRTSCLASYNSWFLMLDRKTRFYLLNMFTRERIHLPFLDSMESTDGSKLKFKRNFDSSFTVTTFHYKDNLTLLTTCYGISAAVLWVDERNKDYLVVWAFDRSLAYHKKGHDSWRVFRSSKNQRCVDMVFIENKLYVLVEDGSTTAFDFSCGDSPKEFASFTSPECYGPYGPIRFKHLAVTLSGQVLAISGVRNHVLNIYKMDPKSSEWAIIESLGDEALLLDQRITVPAKDGVLKNCLYYSNDQFRGDNDYHLREDDNGICVVNIQTMNKVQLFNHLTASSPLPFKDARWFVPTFGGK
- the LOC108806727 gene encoding beta-glucuronosyltransferase GlcAT14A; protein product: MAMKKLLMISFSLTSLLFSFFYIIPTTTTLFASSKIPTTSIESNQDFNSTLPSFAYLISASKGDVDKLKRLLRSLYHRRNHYLIHLDLEAPEDEHLEMARFVAGEPLFQPEGNVMIVGKPNLVTYRGPTMLATTLHAMALLLRCCRWDWFINLSASDYPLVKQDDLIYAFSELPRDLNFIQHTSRLGWKMNKRGKPIIIDPGLYSLNKSEIWWVIKQRSLPTSFKLFTGSAWTFLSRPFSEYCIIGYDNLPRTLLLYYTNFVSSPEGYFQTLICNSDEFKNTTVNHDLHYISWDNPPKQHPKTLGTKDYRKMVMSNRPFARKFKSNDPVLNRIDREILRNKPKRGSKPGPGPGARRLKSLLLRLMLRKNFVRRQCR